AAATCAAAAGCTCTTCTGGGTACTATTCACTCAAGAAactgaaaatttaatattgtaccataaaatcctaaataatcattaGAGACTAATAGTGCAATTTGTTTCTCAAACTTGTCTCGTAAGTgcctcaaacaaataaaaaggcaTCTCTATCACCATAGCAGTAGGTGAGACTCCCGCCAGGAGCTAGATAAAAATAAGGAATAGAGGGAAGATCTAGAGGTAAGTTCATACTCTCTCCTTTGGTTGATCTAGAGAAATCTCTTTAGTTGCAATTTAGGTACCAGAGGCGACCCCTGGCCAAGAAGGTTGAGCATGTCTTGCTTTCTAATTTCAAGTTCATGCAGAATCACCCAAAACAAATGTGGACATGTAAAGTgtggaaaaatatcaaaaaagttattctattttatgtGGCAACCTCCTTGACCATGAAATTGAACTGATGGCCACCTTGATGGActtacatatttttccttttacctTTTACAGGAACAGTAAGAACCTTTATGAGGCAGTCTGTGTATAGTCCATGAATAACTCCATGCATGTAGCAagattctattatttttgttgtttatttgttaAGATAAATGACAGgttttcttatttgtttaaagCTAAATTCCTTCAAAACATTCGAACCTAAGGTTTTAGAATCCAACTAAACCAAAGGGTCAAAAATTTAGGTAATAAAATAAGTAACCACCAAGTTGGTAGCTCGGTTGGTACGAGTTGGTATTTTATAGCTTTGATGTTAGGAGTTCGGACATAAGTTGAAACCACTTGTAGTAGTAAAGAATGACCGTTGGGCCACGCGATGGGTTTTGGATGAGCTAGATATTTTGGGGATATTGTGGTGATGAGCTCGCCCTTGAGGCAGTAGCTATGGTTCAAACCGAACATTCCGTAGTGAGGAGGGGTTCATATGGTTATGCCTAGGAAGGGTTGCTACGCTGGTAACCCCTCCTTGCCTTTTActttaggaaaaaaaaggtaataaagTATGTGAAGTACAAAGACACAAACTAGGCAAGTAGGCAATTACATTTTTTCTAGATGAGCTGATTTTAGCCTTGATGTTTGGAATTCTTAAAACTTGTCTCTCTCACTATGTCATTGGTCCTTGGGATTGATTTGAGTCTTGATTATGGCTACTTATCAATATTCCATACATTAACTAGTATTCCTAATAGAAAATTTGGGTTTGAAACCCCCCACTCCGATcccttgtataaaaaaatcgaaacacatgatttgtttttgaaaaattacactcaaaggaagagagagaagatagggacaaaaaaaatttggaataaAAATTAAGGATTGTGGGAAAACATGATCAATTAAAACAATTGAGAGTCACAAAATTTCACTGGAATAATAGAGTACCATAAACAACACCAATATATAGGACAATCGAAACTAGGGTAATGACAACAAACACTAGCGAGGATATGGCTCAGTAATTGAAGCATCATTTACTGAGGCTTGGACATTGTTGTTACGAGATTAATATGACTGCCGGGACAACATGTCTGGTCCAGTGCTACCCGTGTACATAAGAAATGGAGGTCTCTTGGGTACTGCTAGAGTAATGGATTCACTACTAAGCATGAGAACGACCGTGGCAGTTGTCGGTCTATCATTTACATTCTCTTGAACACATAATAGTCCAATGTGGATGCATCGACTCAGTATTTGAATTGTTGAATTTACCATCAATGTGGGATCTACAATTTTTAAAGGTGTTCCCTGCCTCCAGTTTTTCCAAGTCTAGAAATGAAGATAATTCAAGTGGCAGACACATGAGTATCAAAGACTagtatattcatttattttgtcaATATCGAAACATTTatccatttaatatatatatatatatatatgcatgggtaATGATACTTACATAGCTTAGAAGGCCATCAGGAAAAGAGCTGTTTTTATGCCCACTCACTATCTCCAAAATtagcatgccaaaaataaagaCATC
This genomic interval from Juglans microcarpa x Juglans regia isolate MS1-56 chromosome 4D, Jm3101_v1.0, whole genome shotgun sequence contains the following:
- the LOC121260126 gene encoding cysteine-rich receptor-like protein kinase 10, encoding MVAGGGVTVAQELKMRCGFRLPTDWEKGHKIIEGIARGLLYLHGDSPHCIIHRDLKASNILLDAYMNPKISDFGTARLLDRTEGNTMRIIGTYGYMPPEYAQRGTFSTKSDVFIFGMLILEIVSGHKNSSFPDGLLSYTWKNWRQGTPLKIVDPTLMVNSTIQILSRCIHIGLLCVQENVNDRPTTATVVLMLSSESITLAVPKRPPFLMYTGSTGPDMLSRQSY